From Pagrus major chromosome 2, Pma_NU_1.0, one genomic window encodes:
- the pde9ac gene encoding high affinity cGMP-specific 3',5'-cyclic phosphodiesterase 9A, protein MGSSSSSYAPKTIYLDVDGKVQKVVFSRHCSPCDIKELLCSSSNIPRNTAIMMVDPEGALVSIDPTMPTNSPNSLYKVVPLSTGQLGEKEDMFQNVLSQVAEQFSRAFRINELKTEVTNRLAMLEKRVELEGLKVVEIERCKNDLKKLRDEMTSRGGGRVNCPCKYNFSDDGKKVTPRRDVPNYPKYTLSQETIEALKKPTFDVWHWEHNEMLSCLEYMYHDLGLVKEFNMNPITLKRWLLAIQENYRNNPFHNFRHCFCVSQMMYGMIHLCNLQEKLTLTDMGILMTAAVCHDLDHPGYNNTYQINARTELAVRYNDISPLENHHCAVAFQILSLPECNIFANVDLEAFKQIRQAIITLILATDMARHGEILDSFKQKVDNFDFTNEEHVTCLKMVLIKCCDISNEVRPTEVAEPWVDCLLEEYFMQSDREKSEGLPVAPFMDRDKVTKPTAQIGFIKFVLIPMFETVMKLFPQIEEIMVQPLRDSRDHYEELKQIDDAMTEAQKKKTENMSLGGKKK, encoded by the exons ATGggctccagctcctcctcctaTGCCCCCAAAACCATTTACCTGGATGTGGATGGGAAAGTGCAAAAG GTGGTGTTCAGTCGCCACTGCAGCCCATGTGACATCAAGGAGCTTCTGTGTTCCTCATCTAACATTCCCag GAACACTGCCATCATGATGGTGGACCCAGAAGGCGCCTTGGTCTCCATAGATCCCACCATGCCCACCAACTCTCCAAA CTCTCTGTACAAAGTTGTCCCTCTGTCCACTGGTCAGCTTGGAG agaaGGAGGACATGTTTCAGAATGTGCTGTCCCAGGTGGCGGAGCAGTTCAGCAG AGCCTTTCGCATCAACGAGTTGAAGACTGAGGTCACCAACAGGCTAGCAATGCTGGAGAAGAGAGTGGAAC TGGAAGGCTTGAAGGTGGTGGAGATTGAGAGGTGTAAAAATGATCTGAAGAAGCTACGAGATGAGATGACTTCAAGAGGTGGTGGCAG GGTAAACTGTCCGTGCAAATACAACTTCTCAGACGATGGGAAGAAGGTCACTCCTAGACGAGATGTCCCCAATTACCCAAAG TACACACTGTCTCAGGAGACGATTGAAGCGCTCAAGAAGCCAACATTTGACGTCTGGCACTGGGAACACAATGAG ATGCTGAGTTGTTTGGAGTATATGTACCATGACTTGGGACTGGTGAAAGAATTCAACATGAACCCCATCACACTCAAACGCTGGCTG TTGGCGATTCAGGAGAACTACCGTAACAACCCTTTCCACAACTTTCGCCACTGCTTCTGCGTTAGTCAGATGATGTACGGCATGATTCACCTCTGCAACCTGCAG GAGAAGCTGACTCTCACCGATATGGGAATTCTAatgacagctgctgtgtgtcatgACCTGGACCACCCTGGCTACAACAACAC GTACCAAATCAATGCCCGCACAGAGCTGGCAGTGCGCTACAACGATATCTCCCCGCTGGAGAACCATCACTGTGCCGTGGCCTTCCAGATCCTCTCTCTTCCTGAGTGCAATATTTTTGCAAATGTGGATCTAGAGGCGTTCAAACAGATCCGACAG GCAATTATCACCCTCATCCTGGCCACTGACATGGCCCGACATGGCGAGATACTCGACTCCTTTAAACAAAAAGTGGACAACTTTGACTTCACCAATGAAGAGCATGTGACATGT ctgAAGATGGTTTTGATCAAGTGCTGCGATATTTCCAACGAAGTGAGGCCAACTGAGGTAGCTGAGCCATGGGTGGACTGCCTCCTGGAGGAGTACTTCATGCAG AGCGACAGGGAGAAGTCTGAGGGTCTTCCTGTGGCTCCCTTCATGGACAGAGACAAAGTCACCAAACCCACCGCTCAGATCGGATTCATCAAGTTTGTCCTCATCCCAATGTTTGAGACTGTCATGAAG CTTTTCCCTCAGATTGAGGAGATCATGGTTCAACCGTTGAGAGACTCTCGTGACCACTATGAGGAGCTGAAACAGATCGATGACGCCATGACAGAG gcacagaagaaaaaaactgaaaatatgtcaTTAGGCGGGAAGAAGAAGTAA
- the hepacama gene encoding hepatic and glial cell adhesion molecule a: MKVERKTSSTGDSFTDIPPLLTLFGLLLLLLLFAGEVSGVNVTSQTEVVRGTVGKEALLSVSYSSSSADKPVIKWQIKRDKEKPITVVQSIGTDIIGNLRPEYRNRILVFENGSLLLHNLQLSDEGAYEVEISITDDTFTGERHIELTVDVPVSKPYIQMMASSVLEYSEHFNLHCSHDNGTKPIYGWLKGGKVLSNDSRLLLSHDQKVLTIARVLMSDDDIYACTVENPISSMKSIPVKLTVYRRSSLYIILSTGGIFLLITLVTVCACWKPSKKKHRPVPQRAPIYVEQSENGHDVDVVPKPSTLGRRSPMPLYVLTEDETLERLEECSGNAVSQSEMNIPATYAPVLPPSNNRTERPVWTAPRRYPRSPSPLAQLLAQPLPGPPLRPIRSPAHSPGSSPRSFSPIRKARPPVGIPTSSHLPVEAECAEPCDQTQCPSQQ, translated from the exons ATGAAGGTGGAGAGGAAGACCTCCTCTACGGGCGACAGTTTTACAGACATTCCTCCACTACTGACGCTCtttggcctcctcctcctcctccttctcttcgcAG GTGAGGTGTCAGGGGTGAATGTGACCAGCCAAACCGAGGTGGTGAGGGGCACGGTGGGCAAAGAGGCCCTCTTGTCGGTCAGCTACTCCAGCAGCAGCGCCGACAAGCCTGTGATCAAGTGGCAGATAAAGAGGGACAAAGAGAAACCCATCACCGTCGTGCAGTCCATAGGAACAGACATCATAGGGAACCTGAGGCCGGAGTACCGCAACCGCATCCTGGTGTTTGAGAATGGGTCTCTGCTGCTTCACAACCTGCAGCTGTCAGACGAAGGGGCGTACGAGGTGGAGATCTCCATCACTGATGACACCTTCACTGGAGAGCGCCACATTGAGCTCACTGTGGACG TTCCTGTGTCCAAACCTTACATCCAGATGATGGCCTCGTCTGTGCTGGAGTACAGCGAGCACTTTAACCTCCACTGTTCCCACGATAACGGCACAAAGCCCATCTACGGCTGGCTGAAGGGAGGCAAGGTGCTGAGCAATGACTCACGACTGCTGCTCTCACATGACCAAAAGGTGCTGACCATCGCACGTGTCCTGATGTCAGATGATGACATTTACGCCTGCACGGTGGAGAACCCCATCAGCAGCATGAAGAGCATACCTGTCAAGCTCACTGTCTACA GACGGAGCTCGCTATACATCATCCTGTCCACCGGTGGCATATTCCTCCTAATCACCCTGGTGACAGTGTGTGCCTGTTGGAAACCCTCCAA AAAGAAGCATCGACCCGTCCCCCAAAGAGCTCCCATCTATGTGGAGCAGAGTGAAAACGGCCATGATG TTGATGTTGTGCCCAAACCATCTACACTTGGTCGAAGGAGTCCCATGCCTCTTTATGTTCTCACTGAAGAT GAGACTCTGGAGCGTTTGGAAGAATGTTCTGGCAAtgctgtcagccaatcagaaatgaATATCCCTGCTACCTATGCTCCAGTCCTTCCCCCCTCCAACAACAGAACTGAGCGGCCTGTCTGGACTGCCCCACGCAGATACCCCCGCAGCCCCTCTCCACTGGCACAGCTTCTCGCACAACCCCTCCCAGGTCCTCCCCTACGCCCCATCCGCTCACCGGCTCACTCCCCTGGTTCGTCTCCACGCAGTTTCAGTCCGATAAGAAAAGCCCGTCCGCCAGTGGGAATCCCCACCAGCAGCCACCTGCCTGTAGAGGCGGAGTGTGCAGAGCCTTGTGATCAGACTCAGTGTCCATCACAGCAGTGA